A window of the Acanthochromis polyacanthus isolate Apoly-LR-REF ecotype Palm Island chromosome 10, KAUST_Apoly_ChrSc, whole genome shotgun sequence genome harbors these coding sequences:
- the atp1b4 gene encoding protein ATP1B4 isoform X3 — protein MPHKVILKHGQELEEEQEEMAEHHPLEQEDLNFERWKRRPIPQRTLHQKIDDLKKYLWNAETNEFMGRSGKSWSLILLFYAALYMFLAAMFGGCLFCLMWSISPYHPTYNDRVMPPGMTMAPHLEGHEITFNASDRKSWKKYARSMDEYLRPYNDGAQDRKNIRCSQDTYFMQDDLEESAERKACQFKRSWLGECSGLRDPHYGYSQGRPCILLRMNRILGYLPGQGKPINVTCGVKKGPPDALGEIQFFPKSIFDMKYYPYYGKLRHVNYSSPVVAVRFAGLQYDTHIQVQCKLNGKGIINDSPTDRYLGSVTFSFDVGA, from the exons ATG CCTCACAAAGTGATACTCAAACATGGCcaggagctggaggaagagCAGGAGGAGATGGCCGAGCATCACCCTCTAGAGCAGGAAGACCTGAACTTTGAGAGATGGAAGCGCAGACCGATTCCCCAGAGGACGCTCCACCAGAAAATAGACGACTTGAAGAAATacctgtggaatgcagagaccaACGAATTCATGGGTCGCTCTGGGAAGAGCTGGA GCCTCATCCTTCTCTTCTACGCTGCACTTTATATGTTTCTTGCAGCCATGTTTGGTGGCTGTTTGTTTTGCCTCATGTGGTCTATTAGTCCCTACCATCCCACCTATAATGATAGAGTGATGCCACCAG GTATGACGATGGCCCCACACCTAGAAGGCCATGAGATTACGTTTAATGCATCTGATCGCAAATCCTGGAAGAAGTATGCCAGGTCCATGGATGAATATCTAAGAC CCTATAACGATGGTGCTCAGGACAGGAAGAATATTCGCTGCTCACAGGACACATACTTCATGCAGGACGATTTGGAGGAGAGTGCAGAGCGGAAAGCGTGTCAGTTTAAGCGGTCCTGGTTGGGGGAGTGTTCAGGGCTGCGGGATCCTCACTATGGCTATTCTCAGGGAAGGCCATGCATCCTCCTTCGAATGAACCGG ATTCTTGGATACTTGCCTGGCCAAGGCAAACCAATAAATGTGACTTGTGGAGTTAAG aaAGGACCACCAGATGCTTTAGGGGAGATCCAGTTTTTCCCTAAAAGCATTTTTGACATGAAGTACTATCCGTACTACGGGAAGCTCAGACAT GTAAACTACTCTTCACCGGTGGTGGCTGTGCGTTTTGCAGGACTGCAGTACGACACTCACATCCAAGTACAATGCAAACTGAACGGAAAGGGCATCATCAATGATTCACCCACTGACCGCTACCTGGGCAGTGTGACCTTCTCCTTTGACGTCGGGGCGTAA
- the atp1b4 gene encoding protein ATP1B4 isoform X1 produces MNMEPSSTEGGAEETLLKNHPSPPHKVILKHGQELEEEQEEMAEHHPLEQEDLNFERWKRRPIPQRTLHQKIDDLKKYLWNAETNEFMGRSGKSWSLILLFYAALYMFLAAMFGGCLFCLMWSISPYHPTYNDRVMPPGMTMAPHLEGHEITFNASDRKSWKKYARSMDEYLRPYNDGAQDRKNIRCSQDTYFMQDDLEESAERKACQFKRSWLGECSGLRDPHYGYSQGRPCILLRMNRILGYLPGQGKPINVTCGVKKGPPDALGEIQFFPKSIFDMKYYPYYGKLRHVNYSSPVVAVRFAGLQYDTHIQVQCKLNGKGIINDSPTDRYLGSVTFSFDVGA; encoded by the exons ATG AATATGGAGCCCAGTTCCACAGAGGGAGGAGCTGAGGAGACGCTCCTTAAAAATCATCCAAGTCCT CCTCACAAAGTGATACTCAAACATGGCcaggagctggaggaagagCAGGAGGAGATGGCCGAGCATCACCCTCTAGAGCAGGAAGACCTGAACTTTGAGAGATGGAAGCGCAGACCGATTCCCCAGAGGACGCTCCACCAGAAAATAGACGACTTGAAGAAATacctgtggaatgcagagaccaACGAATTCATGGGTCGCTCTGGGAAGAGCTGGA GCCTCATCCTTCTCTTCTACGCTGCACTTTATATGTTTCTTGCAGCCATGTTTGGTGGCTGTTTGTTTTGCCTCATGTGGTCTATTAGTCCCTACCATCCCACCTATAATGATAGAGTGATGCCACCAG GTATGACGATGGCCCCACACCTAGAAGGCCATGAGATTACGTTTAATGCATCTGATCGCAAATCCTGGAAGAAGTATGCCAGGTCCATGGATGAATATCTAAGAC CCTATAACGATGGTGCTCAGGACAGGAAGAATATTCGCTGCTCACAGGACACATACTTCATGCAGGACGATTTGGAGGAGAGTGCAGAGCGGAAAGCGTGTCAGTTTAAGCGGTCCTGGTTGGGGGAGTGTTCAGGGCTGCGGGATCCTCACTATGGCTATTCTCAGGGAAGGCCATGCATCCTCCTTCGAATGAACCGG ATTCTTGGATACTTGCCTGGCCAAGGCAAACCAATAAATGTGACTTGTGGAGTTAAG aaAGGACCACCAGATGCTTTAGGGGAGATCCAGTTTTTCCCTAAAAGCATTTTTGACATGAAGTACTATCCGTACTACGGGAAGCTCAGACAT GTAAACTACTCTTCACCGGTGGTGGCTGTGCGTTTTGCAGGACTGCAGTACGACACTCACATCCAAGTACAATGCAAACTGAACGGAAAGGGCATCATCAATGATTCACCCACTGACCGCTACCTGGGCAGTGTGACCTTCTCCTTTGACGTCGGGGCGTAA
- the atp1b4 gene encoding protein ATP1B4 isoform X2, which yields MEPSSTEGGAEETLLKNHPSPPHKVILKHGQELEEEQEEMAEHHPLEQEDLNFERWKRRPIPQRTLHQKIDDLKKYLWNAETNEFMGRSGKSWSLILLFYAALYMFLAAMFGGCLFCLMWSISPYHPTYNDRVMPPGMTMAPHLEGHEITFNASDRKSWKKYARSMDEYLRPYNDGAQDRKNIRCSQDTYFMQDDLEESAERKACQFKRSWLGECSGLRDPHYGYSQGRPCILLRMNRILGYLPGQGKPINVTCGVKKGPPDALGEIQFFPKSIFDMKYYPYYGKLRHVNYSSPVVAVRFAGLQYDTHIQVQCKLNGKGIINDSPTDRYLGSVTFSFDVGA from the exons ATGGAGCCCAGTTCCACAGAGGGAGGAGCTGAGGAGACGCTCCTTAAAAATCATCCAAGTCCT CCTCACAAAGTGATACTCAAACATGGCcaggagctggaggaagagCAGGAGGAGATGGCCGAGCATCACCCTCTAGAGCAGGAAGACCTGAACTTTGAGAGATGGAAGCGCAGACCGATTCCCCAGAGGACGCTCCACCAGAAAATAGACGACTTGAAGAAATacctgtggaatgcagagaccaACGAATTCATGGGTCGCTCTGGGAAGAGCTGGA GCCTCATCCTTCTCTTCTACGCTGCACTTTATATGTTTCTTGCAGCCATGTTTGGTGGCTGTTTGTTTTGCCTCATGTGGTCTATTAGTCCCTACCATCCCACCTATAATGATAGAGTGATGCCACCAG GTATGACGATGGCCCCACACCTAGAAGGCCATGAGATTACGTTTAATGCATCTGATCGCAAATCCTGGAAGAAGTATGCCAGGTCCATGGATGAATATCTAAGAC CCTATAACGATGGTGCTCAGGACAGGAAGAATATTCGCTGCTCACAGGACACATACTTCATGCAGGACGATTTGGAGGAGAGTGCAGAGCGGAAAGCGTGTCAGTTTAAGCGGTCCTGGTTGGGGGAGTGTTCAGGGCTGCGGGATCCTCACTATGGCTATTCTCAGGGAAGGCCATGCATCCTCCTTCGAATGAACCGG ATTCTTGGATACTTGCCTGGCCAAGGCAAACCAATAAATGTGACTTGTGGAGTTAAG aaAGGACCACCAGATGCTTTAGGGGAGATCCAGTTTTTCCCTAAAAGCATTTTTGACATGAAGTACTATCCGTACTACGGGAAGCTCAGACAT GTAAACTACTCTTCACCGGTGGTGGCTGTGCGTTTTGCAGGACTGCAGTACGACACTCACATCCAAGTACAATGCAAACTGAACGGAAAGGGCATCATCAATGATTCACCCACTGACCGCTACCTGGGCAGTGTGACCTTCTCCTTTGACGTCGGGGCGTAA